The Alosa alosa isolate M-15738 ecotype Scorff River chromosome 9, AALO_Geno_1.1, whole genome shotgun sequence genome includes a region encoding these proteins:
- the LOC125300310 gene encoding very-long-chain enoyl-CoA reductase-like isoform X1, whose amino-acid sequence MASFELRDLFTVAQFIKARCQHGLKAETAKADKNYIFYEVEIRDARTKGKLCFLDKVEPSATVADMKSLIHKSYPRWYPSRQALMLHPVSDFCCRVPEGKALRDDEILVDLPVGTTATIFFQDRGPQLGWAMVFLVECIGPLLIYLLFYYRLPYIYGWEYKFTPSPHKVVRLACVCHCFHYTKKLLETIFLHHFSQGTMSLQNITKNCLYYCGLTAWQAYYINHPLYTPPSYGLLQVICAFAGFLVCEIGSFSTHLVLNRLKCSKSRPTEIPYPTRNPFTWLFFFVSCPNYTYEVGACVSFAVMTQCLPAALASFLGFVQMVLWARVKHRAYIHEFPNYPELRTAIIPLVL is encoded by the exons ATGGCATCTTTCGAACTTCGAGACCTCTTTACAGTTGCCCAGTTCATCAAGGCCAGGTGCCAACACGGCCTCAAGGCTGAGACCGCAAAAGCggataaaaattatattttctaTGAGGTGGAGATTCGGGATGCCAGGACGAAGGGAAAGCTGTGTTTCCTGGATAAG GTGGAGCCTTCTGCCACTGTTGCAGACATGAAGAGCCTCATTCACAAGAGCT ATCCCAGGTGGTACCCATCCAGACAGGCCCTGATGCTGCATCCTG TTTCAGATTTTTGTTGTCGTGTTCCAGAGGGAAAGGCCCTCCGAGACGATGAGATTCTGGTGGATTTGCCGGTGGGCACCACAGCCACCATCTTCTTCCAGGACCGAGGCCCTCAGCTGGGCTGGGCAATG GTGTTCCTAGTGGAGTGCATTGGGCCTCTCCTCATCTACCTGCTCTTCTACTACCGCCTGCCGTACATCTATGGTTGGGAGTACAAGTTCACGCCCAGTCCTCATAAAGTGGTCAG GCTAgcttgtgtgtgtcattgcTTTCACTACACCAAGAAGCTGCTGGAGACGATCTTTCTGCACCATTTCTCTCAGGGGACCATGTCCTTACAAAACATAACAAAG AACTGTTTGTATTACTGTGGACTGACAGCATGGCAGGCCTACTATATCAACCAtccactctacacgcccccct CATATGGACTCCTCCAGGTGATATGTGCTTTTGCTGGGTTCCTG GTCTGTGAGATTGGAAGCTTCTCCACTCACCTAGTGCTGAACAGGCTGAAATGCAGCA AGTCCAGGCCAACTGAGATTCCTTACCCGACACGAAATCCCTTCACTTGGCTCTTCTTCTTTGTGTCCTGCCCTAACTACACATATGAG GTGGGAGCATGTGTCAGTTTTGCTGTCATGACTCAGTGTTTGCCAG CGGCGCTGGCGTCATTCCTGGGGTTCGTGCAGATGGTCCTCTGGGCCAGAGTGAAGCACCGAGCCTACATCCACGAGTTCCCCAACTACCCTGAGCTGCGCACGGCCATCATTCCCCTCGTGCTCTAA
- the LOC125300310 gene encoding very-long-chain enoyl-CoA reductase-like isoform X2: MASFELRDLFTVAQFIKARCQHGLKAETAKADKNYIFYEVEIRDARTKGKLCFLDKVEPSATVADMKSLIHKSYPRWYPSRQALMLHPEGKALRDDEILVDLPVGTTATIFFQDRGPQLGWAMVFLVECIGPLLIYLLFYYRLPYIYGWEYKFTPSPHKVVRLACVCHCFHYTKKLLETIFLHHFSQGTMSLQNITKNCLYYCGLTAWQAYYINHPLYTPPSYGLLQVICAFAGFLVCEIGSFSTHLVLNRLKCSKSRPTEIPYPTRNPFTWLFFFVSCPNYTYEVGACVSFAVMTQCLPAALASFLGFVQMVLWARVKHRAYIHEFPNYPELRTAIIPLVL, encoded by the exons ATGGCATCTTTCGAACTTCGAGACCTCTTTACAGTTGCCCAGTTCATCAAGGCCAGGTGCCAACACGGCCTCAAGGCTGAGACCGCAAAAGCggataaaaattatattttctaTGAGGTGGAGATTCGGGATGCCAGGACGAAGGGAAAGCTGTGTTTCCTGGATAAG GTGGAGCCTTCTGCCACTGTTGCAGACATGAAGAGCCTCATTCACAAGAGCT ATCCCAGGTGGTACCCATCCAGACAGGCCCTGATGCTGCATCCTG AGGGAAAGGCCCTCCGAGACGATGAGATTCTGGTGGATTTGCCGGTGGGCACCACAGCCACCATCTTCTTCCAGGACCGAGGCCCTCAGCTGGGCTGGGCAATG GTGTTCCTAGTGGAGTGCATTGGGCCTCTCCTCATCTACCTGCTCTTCTACTACCGCCTGCCGTACATCTATGGTTGGGAGTACAAGTTCACGCCCAGTCCTCATAAAGTGGTCAG GCTAgcttgtgtgtgtcattgcTTTCACTACACCAAGAAGCTGCTGGAGACGATCTTTCTGCACCATTTCTCTCAGGGGACCATGTCCTTACAAAACATAACAAAG AACTGTTTGTATTACTGTGGACTGACAGCATGGCAGGCCTACTATATCAACCAtccactctacacgcccccct CATATGGACTCCTCCAGGTGATATGTGCTTTTGCTGGGTTCCTG GTCTGTGAGATTGGAAGCTTCTCCACTCACCTAGTGCTGAACAGGCTGAAATGCAGCA AGTCCAGGCCAACTGAGATTCCTTACCCGACACGAAATCCCTTCACTTGGCTCTTCTTCTTTGTGTCCTGCCCTAACTACACATATGAG GTGGGAGCATGTGTCAGTTTTGCTGTCATGACTCAGTGTTTGCCAG CGGCGCTGGCGTCATTCCTGGGGTTCGTGCAGATGGTCCTCTGGGCCAGAGTGAAGCACCGAGCCTACATCCACGAGTTCCCCAACTACCCTGAGCTGCGCACGGCCATCATTCCCCTCGTGCTCTAA